In Oreochromis niloticus isolate F11D_XX linkage group LG12, O_niloticus_UMD_NMBU, whole genome shotgun sequence, the DNA window AAGCAAACATCAGAATTAGAAAAAAATCTGGGCTGTCagatgataggtttgtagcttgaacctattcgctggaacgttaaaggcaatgtaataacacagcaagcaagacacgaagtaggcaaagttcctTGTGtcactcatgcatgagggaggcctgcctggagccaagtgtcgttccacctacttgacctccatcagactctcagccaggttccccatagcactccttttattgaggttacttgaatatgcatagggtcattaacatatgatgtatacatacacacaaagggtaccttgcctgtggttttgcaaagtgtgtgtgtgtgtgtgtgtgtgtgtgtgaattgcTGACCAAAAAGGGTCacacagcaggaacaacatcctaggtcataaagagggtaacctccccacacccaatctatggttcacctagataacacagtgaagccatacaaagggcaggaagttttaccacatcaaacagaccttcacaaggatgttgcctgtgataaaacactacagccccccactcagaacctcgagaatctggggaggggagaacaaaagaattcctttcaacacacagttaaagtacaaatggtaagaataaaaatgacaaacatttaacaattcactctaacatcagatctgacaaaaaacaataaaagaaaaaacattttcaacctTACCTGAGATCATTGGAacaaacagcagctttaaatgcaaaaatgtttAGAAATTATACAAATAATGTTCCTGTTTAAATGAGATAACAGAACATACACAAAAATTTCCTAATTTGTGAGCTTTTTGTGTCTTTATCAGTCATCTTCTGGAGTTTCATGGATTGAAAAACACTCAACAGAGGGTTTAGTTAAATAGTGTTCAGTTGTAGTTGTAAATAAGACAGTCTTCAGATTTCTCACACTTAGAAGTGATTAATTGTGTCTGATATTATTAAACAGTTCCCACAGAATTAGAAAATATAAACTGAGAAAAGAGATTTTATGAATAGTGAATAACTGTAATTGTAAATTAGTTGTTACACAAATACGAGGTCAACTGGTATATCAGCATGAACAGTTAGGTCTATTCTACACATGAatattttgcacttttttaaaactatcAACAAAGACATACTTAACTactaaactaaaaaacaaaagagtgtTAGAAAAGAATTACTTTACAATCAAATCACAGTCTGACAGATTTTGATATCAGAGGTTTTGGCATCTCCTGCCTCTCCAATACTGAAAAATGGGAAGAGTTTGTCAGTGAAAATGTCTCTGTAAGTGTAGATGTGAGTCATGTCTTTAGGGTCATAGAAGGACACCTCCCCCCTGTCATAGTCCAGCTGGACTCTGATCCTCTGGAGACTCTTCTTCACTTTTACAGTCTGACCAACAACAATAATGTATTTTCCACTGTCATAAAATAAACACCAGATTGGATATTTAGATGAAGCAGAATGCTCTCCCTTCCTGCCAACTGACTCCCTAACTAATCCCAAATTCCAGCGTGGATGGTctcccacctccacctcccagctgtgtttccctgagCTGAAGCCCTCAGAGCCCAGAACATTGGTGTGCTTAATGTATctctctggattatcaggaagctgctgttttgtgtcttGACGtctcacactggtcagatcATCAGACAAATAGAGATAAGGGCttgcagtgtttgggtccagaatgaCAGGACTGAAGTGGACCTTGTCCTTCATCTTCTCCCACACTCTGAAGGacaggttgcccaggtgtttggccaCATCTATCAGTGCTCCTGAGACCAGCTGTGGATCTGACACTGAGCTCTGGGCTCTGGCTCTGCTCTGAGTGTCTTTATAACTGCTGAGGAATGGCACGCTGTCTTTCTGCAGCTCTTCTTCAACAGCAGAGATGCTGTCTGACAGAGAGGAGATCTGCTCCTCAATCATCTTCATCTCTCTGCTGATAGTCCTCcccttctgctcctcttcctccctcagagCTGCCAGTCTggactcctcttcctctttcaggaACTGCTGGAGCTTGTTGAACTCTGCTCTGATCTGCCTCTCTGTGGACAACAGCTGTTTCTCGATGTGTTCCCtcatttcattgtatttttcctccatttgtttgtatttgtccCTCTCGTCCTGCAGAGACTTTAAGTCAGatttcagctgctccttcagGACGTCGATAGCAGCTTCTACAGGAATCACTTTGTGACTCTGCTGGTGAGGAAAGTCACAGACAGGACACAGAGGTTTGTCTTCATCCACACAGAACAGTTGGGGCTCCTTTTGATGTTTATTGCATACAGCCCAAGCTTTCTGTCTCTCAGCAAAGGAATCAGCCAGCTCCTTCAGAGGAAAGTTAATTCCAGGACAtttttttagaattttttgtttACAACGtggacagtttttctttttgttttgttcccaGAATGTTTTCAGGCAGCTTGAACAGAAGCTGTGGTTGCAGGTCAGAGTTACAGGGTCTTTGAAGGTCTCTGAACACAGATGGCAACTCAGGTGGCTTTTGATAAAAGTTGGTTTCTCAGCCATTTTCGCTCCTctcaaaatttaaagaaaaactcaCCAAATGTTATTTCTTTCAGATTGTCCCTCTCAGTCTTCCGAGTAAGATCAGTTGAGTTCTCACCTCCTGTAATGGTGTCCTGGCTTCAGCAATGACATATTTATAATCTGCAGTTTCATCCAGATCTTTTCCTGGTTAATTTTTAATTCCCAACACTTTACTATCTGcttttataacttttatacaGAATGGGATGTCACCTGAAACCTGTATAATGTTACCTTCAGACTGACAAGtaagccttcagctttcagactgtgggcttacttgtggttaagttaactctttattgtcattgcacggTCAtacctagagtatttaaaagtagaatgggaggcagagccttcagttttcaggcccctcttctgtggaaccagcttccagtttggatttgggagacagacattatttctacttttaaaattaggcttaaaactttcctttttgataaaggttatattagggctggatcaggtgacccagAATCCTCCCGTAGTTCCACTGCAATAGTTCTCTCTGCATGCAATTTTTTAGCTATTATTAATCTATggctccacagcatgtctttgtcctgtcttcctcccctcagtCCAACCGGTtgtggaggtttctttctgttgaaAGGGaggtttttcttcccactgttgccaaagtgcttgctcataaggggtcatatgattgttggggctatttctctttttttaatgtattatgGTAGAGTCTagcttacaacataaagcatctTGGGGCaagtgttgttgtgatttggtgctatataaataaaattgaattgaattaaaagttTATGGTAGACTAAAAAATGAGGAGTGGAGAACTGTGAAAAGCTTTCTTTGCCACAGAGGAAACAGAAACTGATAAAATAGTTcattttaatataatatttactAATTTTTTCATCATT includes these proteins:
- the LOC100705847 gene encoding nuclear factor 7, brain-like, with amino-acid sequence MAEKPTFIKSHLSCHLCSETFKDPVTLTCNHSFCSSCLKTFWEQNKKKNCPRCKQKILKKCPGINFPLKELADSFAERQKAWAVCNKHQKEPQLFCVDEDKPLCPVCDFPHQQSHKVIPVEAAIDVLKEQLKSDLKSLQDERDKYKQMEEKYNEMREHIEKQLLSTERQIRAEFNKLQQFLKEEEESRLAALREEEEQKGRTISREMKMIEEQISSLSDSISAVEEELQKDSVPFLSSYKDTQSRARAQSSVSDPQLVSGALIDVAKHLGNLSFRVWEKMKDKVHFSPVILDPNTASPYLYLSDDLTSVRRQDTKQQLPDNPERYIKHTNVLGSEGFSSGKHSWEVEVGDHPRWNLGLVRESVGRKGEHSASSKYPIWCLFYDSGKYIIVVGQTVKVKKSLQRIRVQLDYDRGEVSFYDPKDMTHIYTYRDIFTDKLFPFFSIGEAGDAKTSDIKICQTVI